From the Helianthus annuus cultivar XRQ/B chromosome 17, HanXRQr2.0-SUNRISE, whole genome shotgun sequence genome, the window TAAACAAGTAATAAACATGGTAGTTGGGCGTCCGTAAGGTGCCTTATTTAgtacccaaacgggtcaaaacaagttttgGTATCTAGCATGAAGTTAGATATCATAATATGAAGCACGGTTAAAATTAATGTATGAGTTGCACGTTGGTTGCGTTAAACTTGTTGCGAAGATTAAACTTTTCATACAGGAGTTAAGGATCCGAATTTGGTAAGCATGTTTAAGTTGTATAGCTGAAAAACATGAAATCCTGAACTGGCAGCTGATGCACGGTCATGCATCCAACGGCACGACCGTGCAGTCCCTACGACGTGGGGGCACTGGCAGTGCACCAGCCAGTGCACTGGTTTGCTCGGaaacgcacgaccgtgcgattAGGTGCACGACCGTGCACCACTGTGCGTCGGCCAGCTTCGCGTAGGCAGTAAGATAAGGCGTCGGGCAAAACGGGTAAAAGcaaggggcgtcggcgacggccataggggcgtcggcgacggcccctaaAGATGTTAAATTGCTGCTGAATCATATTTGTTGTCCGAAACGCTAAAACTTGCGAAACTTTttaaccgtttacccgtttaacctcccgtttcttcctacttgcttgtaatTTCGTAATCCTCGATTTCTCTAGGTGGTTTTAACACAccttttcatttatttcattGGTCAAGGACCATGATACTAACATAGGGTTAAAATCCTCAGTTTTTCAGGTTTTCTAGTAGATGGGTGATGATCAGGCAGGAGCAACTGAACCGAACACTCTATCAAACGCTTCCGCACATGATCTTATGTTTTAAAAACTATGTAAACATTTGTGGTCAACGACTCAATTATGGTTTTGTACAAACAATACATGTATGTTGTGTCTAGTTATGGTCTAGAATATTAAAAGATTTTGTAAACACTAAATTTTTGGCATCAAGTGTAAGGTTCCACGATATTAAATCTAGTACTTTAAACTGATTGTTACATCGCGTGACGCGATGGTGGTAGTGGGAGGCCTCGCGTAGCGCGGCGGGTCAGAAAATAATTCTTTTTGAACCTttacccctcgcgtgacgcgaaggGGCTAGGCGTCGCGTGAGGGGTCGTTTTTGGCAGAATGTTTCGTCCATTTTTGTGTTCCATGCCTTAGAAAATTTTTCACAACTTTCCCAACCCATCCAAAACCCTCAAAATTGATTCTAAGTGTCCAAGACACTTACCTGGACCTCTTTTCTCATGCCTTCTCCGTTCCGTAGCGGTGATGAAACCTGCAAAATTCTCAACGACACAAAACAAACACCGAAAAACTACGAAAAACACGAAAAATTAATAAATTTACAAACGGTACATACTCTACACGCGAAGCTTTTCGCGCTCACTGTTCGGCAAAGGTCGGTGGGTCCTCTAGaggaatttcttcctcttcaGTAGTATCAATAGGACCTCCCAAGTAATGTTTCAGCCTATGGCCGTTTACCTTCCACACACCTTTGTCGACCTCATCGTATAGCTCAACTGTGCCGTATGGAAACACTTCTTTCACCACATACGGGCCACTCCACCTCGATTTCAATTTTCCTGCTATCAATTTcaaccgtgaattgaacaaaagcACTTTGTCACCTACCTTAAAATCTTTCAAACCTCTCAACCGCCTATCATGCAATGCCTTGGTTTTCTCCTTGATACTCCATGATCTTTCATAAGCGGCATCCCTCAAAGCTTCCAACTCATGAATTTGGAAGAATCTCTTCCTTGCGGCTTCGGTAAGGTCAAGGTTTACGGTTTTTAATGCCCACAATGCCCTATGCTCTAATTCTACCGGAAGATGGCAAGCTTTGCCATACACGATCATGAAGGGTGTTGTGCCTAACGGTGTCTTATAGGCGGTACGGAATGCCCACAAAGCATCGTCGAGCTTTttcgaccaatcctttctactttttcctaccgttttctctaagatTCTCTTCACCCCTCGGTTAGCATTCTCTACTTGGCCACTAGTTTGCGGGTGGTACACGGTAGAAAGACGATGAGTGACACCGTAGCGTGCAAGTGCCTTTTCCATGGcggaattgcaaaaatgcgtgccaCGGTCACTTATGATAGCTTTAGGGACTCCAAAACGCGTGAACAACTTCTTAaggaatctcaccaccactcgggcatcattggtgagcaaagcttgagcttcgacccacttcgaaacgtagtcaatggccacgaggatgtacctattcccactagaggatgggaaaggtcccatgaagtcaatgccccatacgtcaaagatttccaagacttggatgggattttgaggcatttcatccttggatgagatgttgccggtacgttggcaacggtcacaagtcctaacaaactctacggcatccttaactaccgttggccaataaaacccactatcaAAAACCTTGTGTGCCGTCACATTTGCCCCGTGATGGCCTCCCGTTAAACCCTCGTGCACATGTCGAAGGATGCCTAAACCTTCCTCCTTTGAAACACATCTCCTTAGCACTCTATCTCCACCTATCCTAAAGAGGTAAGGGTCGTCCCAAATATACTTCCTAGCCTCCCTAAGAAGCTTTTTCTTTTGTTGGAAGGACATACCCCTCACAAGATCTCCGGTTGCCAAATAATTTGCCAAATCCGAGAACCATGGCAAACCCTCTACCTCGGCACTAACAAAATCTATGGTTTCGTGGGGAAAATTATCTCCTATGGAATCCTCACAAACCTCCTCTCTTTTTGGATCCTCTAATCGTGACAAGTGGTCGGCAGCCACATTTTCCGCtccctttttatccttaatttctATGTCAAATTCGGAGAGCAAAAGAATCCATCTAATAAGACGTGGCTTTGCATCTTTCTTTTGGAAAAGAAATCGCAAAGCGGAGTGATCGGTGAATACGGTGGTTTTGGAAAGCACAAGGTATGAGCGAAACTTATCAAACGCAACCACTACGGCTAAAAGTTCTTTTTCCGTGgtggtatagttctcttgagcatcatttagagttttgcTCGCGTAGTAGATTGGATGAAAGTGCTTATCGACTCTTTGACCTAGGACCGCACCTAcggcataatcacttgcatcacacatgagcTCAAAAGGTAAGCTCCAATCGGGCGACACAAGTATCGTGGCACTCACGAGTTTTTCCTTCAAGAAGTCAAACGCCTTGATGCACTCTTCGTCGAAGACGAAAGGTACATCCTTCTCTAAAAGCCTAGTCATCGGCcgtgtgattttggaaaaatctttgataaaacGCCTATAAAAGCCCGCATGACCTAGAAAGCTCCTAACGGACTTAACACTAGTAGGTGGAGGCAATCTACTTATGGTATCTATCTTGGCCCTATCCACCTCTATACCCTCTCTTGACACCTTGTGTCCTATCactatcccctccgtcaccataaagtgacacttctccTAATTCCACATAAGATTTGTCTCTATGCACCTCTTAAGCATCCTATCAAGATTAGAAAGGCATTGGTCGAAAGTGGTGCCATAGaccgagaagtcatccatgaaaacctccatggaagtctcaagcatgtcttggaatatggcaaccatgcatctttggaaagtagccggagcgttgcataacccgaaaggcatgcggcgatacgcataagtgccgtaagggcatgtgaacgtcgttttatcttgatcctccggggcgatggggatctgaaaataacccgaaaatccatcgagaaaacaataaaattgttgacccgctagacgctccaacatttggtcNNNNNNNNNNNNNNNNNNNNNNNNNNNNNNNNNNNNNNNNNNNNNNNNNNNNNNNNNNNNNNNNNNNNNNNNNNNNNNNNNNNNNNNNNNNNNNNNNNNNNNNNNNNNNNNNNNNNNNNNNNNNNNNNNNNNNNNNNNNNNNNNNNNNNNNNNNNNNNNNNNNNNNNNNNNNNNNNNNNNNNNNNNNNNNNNNNNNNNNNNNNNNNNNNNNNNNNNNNNNNNNNNNNNNNNNNNNNNNNNNNNNNNNNNNNNNNNNNNNNNNNNNNNNNNNNNNNNNNNNNNNNNNNNNNNNNNNNNNNNNNNNNNNNNNNNNNNNNNNNNNNNNNNNNNNNNNNNNNNNNNNNNNNNNNNNNNNNNNNNNNNNNNNNNNNNNNNNNNNNNNNNNNNNNNNNNNNNNNNNNNNNNNNNNNNNNNNNNNNNNNNNNNNNNNNNNNNNNNNNNNNNNNNNNNNNNNNNNNNNNNNNNNNNNNNNNNNNNNNNNNNNNNNNNNNNNNNNNNNNNNNNNNNNNNNNNNNNNNNNNNNNNNNNNNNNNNNNNNNNNNNNNNNNNNNNNNNNNNNNNNNNNNNNNNNNNNNNNNNNNNNNNNNNNNNNNNNNNNNNNNNNNNNNNNNNNNNNNNNNNNNNNNNNNNNNNNNNNNNNNNNNNNNNNNNNNNNNNNNNNNNNNNNNNNNNNNNNNNNNNNNNNNNNNNNNNNNNNNNNNNNNNNNNNNNNNNNNNNNNNNNNNNNNNNNNNNNNNNNNNNNNNNNNNNNNNNNNNNNNNNNNNNNNNNNNNNNNNNNNNNNNNNNNNNNNNNNNNNNNNNNNNNNNNNNNNNNNNNNNNNNNNNNNNNNNNNNNNNNNNNNNNNNNNNNNNNNNNNNNNNNNNNNNNNNNNNNNNNNNNNNNNNNNNNNNNNNNNNNNNNNNNNNNNNNNNNNNNNNNNNNNNNNNNNNNNNNNNNNNNNNNNNNNNNNNNNNNNNNNNNNNNNNNNNNNNNNNNNNNNNNNNNNNNNNNNNNNNNNNNNNNNNNNNNNNNNNNNNNNNNNNNNNNNNNNNNNNNNNNNNNNNNNNNNNNNNNNNNNNNNNNNNNNNNNNNNNNNNNNNNNNNNNNNNNNNNNNNNNNNNNNNNNNNNNNNNNNNNNNNNNNNNNNNNNNNNNNNNNNNNNNNNNNNNNNNNNNNNNNNNNNNNNNNNNNNNNNNNNNNNNNNNNNNNNNNNNNNNNNNNNNNNNNNNNNNNNNNNNNNNNNNNNNNNNNNNNNNNNNNNNNNNNNNNNNNNNNNNNNNNNNNNNNNNNNNNNNNNNNNNNNNNNNNNNNNNNNNNNNNNNNNNNNNNNNNNNNNNNNNNNNNNNNNNNNNNNNNNNNNNNNNNNNNNNNNNNNNNNNNNNNNNNNNNNNNNNNNNNNNNNNNNNNNNNNNNNNNNNNNNNNNNNNNNNNNNNNNNNNNNNNNNNNNNNNNNNNNNNNNNNNNNNNNNNNNNNNNNNNNNNNNNNNNNNNNNNNNNNNNNNNNNNNNNNNNNNNNNNNNNNNNNNNNNNNNNNNNNNNNNNNNNNNNNNNNNNNNNNNNNNNNNNNNNNNNNNNNNNNNNNNNNNNNNNNNNNNNNNNNNNNNNNNNNNNNNNNNNNNNNNNNNNNNNNNNNNNNNNNNNNNNNNNNNNNNNNNNNNNNNNNNNNNNNNNNNNNNNNNNNNNNNNNNNNNNNNNNNNNNNNNNNNNNNNNNNNNNNNNNNNNNNNNNNNNNNNNNNNNNNNNNNNNNNNNNNNNNNNNNNNNNNNNNNNNNNNNNNNNNNNNNNNNNNNNNNNNNNNNNNNNNNNNNNNNNNNNNNNNNNNNNNNNNNNNNNNNNNNNNNNNNNNNNNNNNNNNNNNNNNNNNNNNNNNNNNNNNNNNNNNNNNNNNNNNNNNNNNNNNNNNNNNNNNNNNNNNNNNNNNNNNNNNNNNNNNNNNNNNNNNNNNNNNNNNNNNNNNNNNNNNNNNNNNNNNNNNNNNNNNNNNNNNNNNNNNNNNNNNNNNNNNNNNNNNNNNNNNNNNNNNNNNNNNNNNNNNNNNNNNNNNNNNNNNNNNNNNNNNNNNNNNNNNNNNNNNNNNNNNNNNNNNNNNNNNNNNNNNNNNNNNNNNNNNNNNNNNNNNNNNNNNNNNNNNNNNNNNNNNNNNNNNNNNNNNNNNNNNNNNNNNNNNNNNNNNNNNNNNNNNNNNNNNNNNNNNNNNNNNNNNNNNNNNNNNNNNNNNNNNNNNNNNNNNNNNNNNNNNNNNNNNNNNNNNNNNNNNNNNNNNNNNNNNNNNNNNNNNNNNNNNNNNNNNNNNNNNNNNNNNNNNNNNNNNNNNNNNNNNNNNNNNNNNNNNNNNNNNNNNNNNNNNNNNNNNNNNNNNNNNNNNNNNNNNNNNNNNNNNNNNNNNNNNNNNNNNNNNNNNNNNNNNNNNNNNNNNNNNNNNNNNNNNNNNNNNNNNNNNNNNNNNNNNNNNNNNNNNNNNNNNNNNNNNNNNNNNNNNNNNNNNNNNNNNNNNNNNNNNNNNNNNNNNNNNNNNNNNNNNNNNNNNNNNNNNNNNNNNNNNNNNNNNNNNNNNNNNNNNNNNNNNNNNNNNNNNNNNNNNNNNNNNNNNNNNNNNNNNNNNNNNNNNNNNNNNNNNNNNNNNNNNNNNNNNNNNNNNNNNNNNNNNNNNNNNNNNNNNNNNNNNNNNNNNNNNNNNNNNNNNNNNNNNNNNNNNNNNNNNNNNNNNNNNNNNNNNNNNNNNNNNNNNNNNNNNNNNNNNNNNNNNNNNNNNNNNNNNNNNNNNNNNNNNNNNNNNNNNNNNNNNNNNNNNNNNNNNNNNNNNNNNNNNNNNNNNNNNNNNNNNNNNNNNNNNNNNNNNNNNNNNNNNNNNNNNNNNNNNNNNNNNNNNNNNNNNNNNNNNNNNNNNNNNNNNNNNNNNNNNNNNNNNNNNNNNNNNNNNNNNNNNNNNNNNNNNNNNNNNNNNNNNNNNNNNNNNNNNNNNNNNNNNNNNNNNNNNNNNNNNNNNNNNNNNNNNNNNNNNNNNNNNNNNNNNNNNNNNNNNNNNNNNNNNNNNNNNNNNNNNNNNNNNNNNNNNNNNNNNNNNNNNNNNNNNNNNNNNNNNNNNNNNNNNNNNNNNNNNNNNNNNNNNNNNNNNNNNNNNNNNNNNNNNNNNNNNNNNNNNNNNNNNNNNNNNNNNNNNNNNNNNNNNNNNNNNNNNNNNNNNNNNNNNNNNNNNNNNNNNNNNNNNNNNNNNNNNNNNNNNNNNNNNNNNNNNNNNNNNNNNNNNNNNNNNNNNNNNNNNNNNNNNNNNNNNNNNNNNNNNNNNNNNNNNNNNNNNNNNNNNNNNNNNNNNNNNNNNNNNNNNNNNNNNNNNNNNNNNNNNNNNNNNNNNNNNNNNNNNNNNNNNNNNNNNNNNNNNNNNNNNNNNNNNNNNNNNNNNNNNNNNNNNNNNNNNNNNNNNNNNNNNNNNNNNNNNNNNNNNNNNNNNNNNNNNNNNNNNNNNNNNNNNNNNNNNNNNNNNNNNNNNNNNNNNNNNNNNNNNNNNNNNNNNNNNNNNNNNNNNNNNNNNNNNNNNNNNNNNNNNNNNNNNNNNNNNNNNNNNNNNNNNNNNNNNNNNNNNNNNNNNNNNNNNNNNNNNNNNNNNNNNNNNNNNNNNNNNNNNNNNNNNNNNNNNNNNNNNNNNNNNNNNNNNNNNNNNNNNNNNNNNNNNNNNNNNNNNNNNNNNNNNNNNNNNNNNNNNNNNNNNNNNNNNNNNNNNNNNNNNNNNNNNNNNNNNNNNNNNNNNNNNNNNNNNNNNNNNNNNNNNNNNNNNNNNNNNNNNNNNNNNNNNNNNNNNNNNNNNNNNNNNNNNNNNNNNNNNNNNNNNNNNNNNNNNNNNNNNNNNNNNNNNNNNNNNNNNNNNNNNNNNNNNNNNNNNNNNNNNNNNNNNNNNNNNNNNNNNNNNNNNNNNNNNNNNNNNNNNNNNNNNNNNNNNNNNNNNNNNNNNNNNNNNNNNNNNNNNNNNNNNNNNNNNNNNNNNNNNNNNNNNNNNNNNNNNNNNNNNNNNNNNNNNNNNNNNNNNNNNNNNNNNNNNNNNNNNNNNNNNNNNNNNNNNNNNNNNNNNNNNNNNNNNNNNNNNNNNNNNNNNNNNNNNNNNNNNNNNNNNNNNNNNNNNNNNNNNNNNNNNNNNNNNNNNNNNNNNNNNNNNNNNNNNNNNNNNNNNNNNNNNNNNNNNNNNNNNNNNNNNNNNNNNNNNNNNNNNNNNNNNNNNNNNNNNNNNNNNNNNNNNNNNNNNNNNNNNNNNNNNNNNNNNNNNNNNNNNNNNNNNNNNNNNNNNNNNNNNNNNNNNNNNNNNNNNNNNNNNNNNNNNNNNNNNNNNNNNNNNNNNNNNNNNNNNNNNNNNNNNNNNNNNNNNNNNNNNNNNNNNNNNNNNNNNNNNNNNNNNNNNNNNNNNNNNNNNNNNNNNNNNNNNNNNNNNNNNNNNNNNNNNNNNNNNNNNNNNNNNNNNNNNNNNNNNNNNNNNNNNNNNNNNNNNNNNNNNNNNNNNNNNNNNNNNNNNNNNNNNNNNNNNNNNNNNNNNNNNNNNNNNNNNNNNNNNNNNNNNNNNNNNNNNNNNNNNNNNNNNNNNNNNNNNNNNNNNNNNNNNNNNNNNNNNNNNNNNNNNNNNNNNNNNNNNNNNNNNNNNNNNNNNNNNNNNNNNNNNNNNNNNNNNNNNNNNNNNNNNNNNNNNNNNNNNNNNNNNNNNNNNNNNNNNNNNNNNNNNNNNNNNNNNNNNNNNNNNNNNNNNNNNNNNNNNNNNNNNNNNNNNNNNNNNNNNNNNNNNNNNNNNNNNNNNNNNNNNNNNNNNNNNNNNNNNNNNNNNNNNNNNNNNNNNNNNNNNNNNNNNNNNNNNNNNNNNNNNNNNNNNNNNNNNNNNNNNNNNNNNNNNNNNNNNNNNNNNNNNNNNNNNNNNNNNNNNNNNNNNNNNNNNNNNNNNNNNNNNNNNNNNNNNNNNNNNNNNNNNNNNNNNNNNNNNNNNNNNNNNNNNNNNNNNNNNNNNNNNNNNNNNNNNNNNNNNNNNNNNNNNNNNNNNNNNNNNNNNNNNNNNNNNNNNNNNNNNNNNNNNNNNNNNNNNNNNNNNNNNNNNNNNNNNNNNNNNNNNNNNNNNNNNNNNNNNNNNNNNNNNNNNNNNNNNNNNNNNNNNNNNNNNNNNNNNNNNNNNNNNNNNNNNNNNNNNNNNNNNNNNNNNNNNNNNNNNNNNNNNNNNNNNNNNNNNNNNNNNNNNNNNNNNNNNNNNNNNNNNNNNNNNNNNNNNNNNNNNNNNNNNNNNNNNNNNNNNNNNNNNNNNNNNNNNNNNNNNNNNNNNNNNNNNNNNNNNNNNNNNNNNNNNNNNNNNNNNNNNNNNNNNNNNNNNNNNNNNNNNNNNNNNNNNNNNNNNNNNNNNNNNNNNNNNNNNNNNNNNNNNNNNNNNNNNNNNNNNNNNNNNNNNNNNNNNNNNNNNNNNNNNNNNNNNNNNNNNNNNNNNNNNNNNNNNNNNNNNNNNNNNNNNNNNNNNNNNNNNNNNNNNNNNNNNNNNNNNNNNNNNNNNNNNNNNNNNNNNNNNNNNNNNNNNNNNNNNNNNNNNNNNNNNNNNNNNNNNNNNNNNNNNNNNNNNNNNNNNNNNNNNNNNNNNNNNNNNNNNNNNNNNNNNNNNNNNNNNNNNNNNNNNNNNNNNNNNNNNNNNNNNNNNNNNNNNNNNNNNNNNNNNNNNNNNNNNNNNNNNNNNNNNNNNNNNNNNNNNNNNNNNNNNNNNNNNNNNNNNNNNNNNNNNNNNNNNNNNNNNNNNNNNNNNNNNNNNNNNNNNNNNNNNNNNNNNNNNNNNNNNNNNNNNNNNNNNNNNNNNNNNNNNNNNNNNNNNNNNNNNNNNNNNNNNNNNNNNNNNNNNNNNNNNNNNNNNNNNNNNNNNNNNNNNNNNNNNNNNNNNNNNNNNNNNNNNNNNNNNNNNNNNNNNNNNNNNNNNNNNNNNNNNNNNNNNNNNNNNNNNNNNNNNNNNNNNNNNNNNNNNNNNNNNNNNNNNNNNNNNNNNNNNNNNNNNNNNNNNNNNNNNNNNNNNNNNNNNNNNNNNNNNNNNNNNNNNNNNNNNNNNNNNNNNNNNNNNNNNNNNNNNNNNNNNNNNNNNNNNNNNNNNNNNNNNNNNNNNNNNNNNNNNNNNNNNNNNNNNNNNNNNNNNNNNNNNNNNNNNNNNNNNNNNNNNNNNNNNNNNNNNNNNNNNNNNNNNNNNNNNNNNNNNNNNNNNNNNNNNNNNNNNNNNNNNNNNNNNNNNNNNNNNNNNNNNNNNNNNNNNNNNNNNNNNNNNNNNNNNNNNNNNNNNNNNNNNNNNNNNNNNNNNNNNNNNNNNNNNNNNNNNNNNNNNNNNNNNNNNNNNNNNNNNNNNNNNNNNNNNNNNNNNNNNNNNNNNNNNNNNNNNNNNNNNNNNNNNNNNNNNNNNNNNNNNNNNNNNNNNNNNNNNNNNNNNNNNNNNNNNNNNNNNNNNNNNNNNNNNNNNNNNNNNNNNNNNNNNNNNNNNNNNNNNNNNNNNNNNNNNNNNNNNNNNNNNNNNNNNNNNNNNNNNNNNNNNNNNNNNNNNNNNNNNNNNNNNNNNNNNNNNNNNNNNNNNNNNNNNNNNNNNNNNNNNNNNNNNNNNNNNNNNNNNNNNNNNNNNNNNNNNNNNNNNNNNNNNNNNNNNNNNNNNNNNNNNNNNNNNNNNNNNNNNNNNNNNNNNNNNNNNNNNNNNNNNNNNNNNNNNNNNNNNNNNNNNNNNNNNNNNNNNNNNNNNNNNNNNNNNNNNNNNNNNNNNNNNNNNNNNNNNNNNNNNNNNNNNNNNNNNNNNNNNNNNNNNNNNNNNNNNNNNNNNNNNNNNNNNNNNNNNNNNNNNNNNNNNNNNNNNNNNNNNNNNNNNNNNNNNNNNNNNNNNNNNNNNNNNNNNNNNNNNNNNNNNNNNNNNNNNNNNNNNNNNNNNNNNNNNNNNNNNNNNNNNNNNNNNNNNNNNNNNNNNNNNNNNNNNNNNNNNNNNNNNNNNNNNNNNNNNNNNNNNNNNNNNNNNNNNNNNNNNNNNNNNNNNNNNNNNNNNNNNNNNNNNNNNNNNNNNNNNNNNNNNNNNNNNNNNNNNNNNNNNNNNNNNNNNNNNNNNNNNNNNNNNNNNNNNNNNNNNNNNNNNNNNNNNNNNNNNNNNNNNNNNNNNNNNNNNNNNNNNNNNNNNNNNNNNNNNNNNNNNNNNNNNNNNNNNNNNNNNNNNNNNNNNNNNNNNNNNNNNNNNNNNNNNNNNNNNNNNNNNNNNNNNNNNNNNNNNNNNNNNNNNNNNNNNNNNNNNNNNNNNNNNNNNNNNNNNNNNNNNNNNNNNNNNNNNNNNNNNNNNNNNNNNNNNNNNNNNNNNNNNNNNNNNNNNNNNNNNNNNNNNNNNNNNNNNNNNNNNNNNNNNNNNNNNNNNNNNNNNNNNNNNNNNNNNNNNNNNNNNNNNNNNNNNNNNNNNNNNNNNNNNNNNNNNNNNNNNNNNNNNNNNNNNNNNNNNNNNNNNNNNNNNNNNNNNNNNNNNNNNNNNNNNNNNNNNNNNNNNNNNNNNNNNNNNNNNNNNNNNNNNNNNNNNNNNNNNNNNNNNNNNNNNNNNNNNNNNNNNNNNNNNNNNNNNNNNNNNNNNNNNNNNNNNNNNNNNNNNNNNNNNNNNNNNNNNNNNNNNNNNNNNNNNNNNNNNNNNNNNNNNNNNNNNNNNNNNNNNNNNNNNNNNNNNNNNNNNNNNNNNNNNNNNNNNNNNNNNNNNNNNNNNNNNNNNNNNNNNNNNNNNNNNNNNNNNNNNNNNNNNNNNNNNNNNNNNNNNNNNNNNNNNNNNNNNNNNNNNNNNNNNNNNNNNNNNNNNNNNNNNNNNNNNNNNNNNNNNNNNNNNNNNNNNNNNNNNNNNNNNNNNNNNNNNNNNNNNNNNNNNNNNNNNNNNNNNNNNNNNNNNNNNNNNNNNNNNNNNNNNNNNNNNNNNNNNNNNNNNNNNNNNNNNNNNNNNNNNNNNNNNNNNNNNNNNNNNNNNNNNNNNNNNNNNNNNNNNNNNNNNNNNNNNNNNNNNNNNNNNNNNNNNNNNNNNNNNNNNNNNNNNNNNNNNNNNNNNNNNNNNNNNNNNNNNNNNNNNNNNNNNNNNNNNNNNNNNNNNNNNNNNNNNNNNNNNNNNNNNNNNNNNNNNNNNNNNNNNNNNNNNNNNNNNNNNNNNNNNNNNNNNNNNNNNNNNNNNNNNNNNNNNNNNNNNNNNNNNNNNNNNNNNNNNNNNNNNNNNNNNNNNNNNNNNNNNNNNNNNNNNNNNNNNNNNNNNNNNNNNNNNNNNNNNNNNNNNNNNNNNNNNNNNNNNNNNNNNNNNNNNNNNNNNNNNNNNNNNNNNNNNNNNNNNNNNNNNNNNNNNNNNNNNNNNNNNNNNNNNNNNNNNNNNNNNNNNNNNNNNNNNNNNNNNNNNNNNNNNNNNNNNNNNNNNNNNNNNNNNNNNNNNNNNNNNNNNNNNNNNNNNNNNNNNNNNNNNNNNNNNNNNNNNNNNNNNNNNNNNNNNNNNNNNNNNNNNNNNNNNNNNNNNNNNNNNNNNNNNNNNNNNNNNNNNNNNNNNNNNNNNNNNNNNNNNNNNNNNNNNNNNNNNNNNNNNNNNNNNNNNNNNNNNNNNNNNNNNNNNNNNNNNNNNNNNNNNNNNNNNNNNNNNNNNNNNNNNNNNNNNNNNNNNNNNNNNNNNNNNNNNNNNNNNNNNNNNNNNNNNNNNNNNNNNNNNNNNNNNNNNNNNNNNNNNNNNNNNNNNNNNNNNNNNNNNNNNNNNNNNNNNNNNNNNNNNNNNNNNNNNNNNNNNNNNNNNNNNNNNNNNNNNNNNNNNNNNNNNNNNNNNNNNNNNNNNNNNNNNNNNNNNNNNNNNNNNNNNNNNNNNNNNNNNNNNNNNNNNNNNNNNNNNNNNNNNNNNNNNNNNNNNNNNNNNNNNNNNNNNNNNNNNNNNNNNNNNNNNNNNNNNNNNNNNNNNNNNNNNNNNNNNNNNNNNNNNNNNNNNNNNNNNNNNNNNNN encodes:
- the LOC118488821 gene encoding uncharacterized protein LOC118488821; translation: MVTEGIVIGHKVSREGIEVDRAKIDTISRLPPPTSVKSVRSFLGHAGFYRRFIKDFSKITRPMTRLLEKDVPFVFDEECIKAFDFLKEKLVSATILVSPDWSLPFELMCDASDYAVGAVLGQRVDKHFHPIYYASKTLNDAQENYTTTEKELLAVVVAFDKFRSYLVLSKTTVFTDHSALRFLFQKKDAKPRLIRWILLLSEFDIEIKDKKGAENVAADHLSRLEDPKREEVCEDSIGDNFPHETIDFVSAEVEGLPWFSDLANYLATGDLVRGMSFQQKKKLLREARKYIWDDPYLFRIGGDRVLRRCVSKEEGLGILRHVHEGLTGGHHGANVTAHKVFDSGFYWPTALARYGVTHRLSTVYHPQTSGQVENANRGVKRILEKTVGKSRKDWSKKLDDALWAFRTAYKTPLGTTPFMIVYGKACHLPVELEHRALWALKTVNLDLTEAARKRFFQIHELEALRDAAYERSWSIKEKTKALHDRRLRGLKDFKVGDKVLLFNSRLKLIAGKLKSRWSGPYVVKEVFPYGTVELYDEVDKGVWKVNGHRLKHYLGGPIDTTEEEEIPLEDPPTFAEQ